In Proteiniborus ethanoligenes, a single window of DNA contains:
- a CDS encoding LytR/AlgR family response regulator transcription factor produces MLQIAVCDDNIDELSNMVQFINLYRSSKHLNCEYAVFTNGFNLVSALVKGKRFDIYCLDIIMPGFMGIDVAKEIRDFDKTAPILFFTSSLEFALESYSVKAKEIKQQYLNYQMEGE; encoded by the coding sequence ATGCTACAGATTGCGGTCTGTGATGATAATATTGACGAACTGTCCAATATGGTACAGTTCATAAACCTATACCGATCATCAAAACATCTAAACTGCGAATACGCCGTCTTTACAAACGGATTTAACCTGGTTTCAGCCTTGGTAAAAGGAAAGCGGTTTGATATATACTGTCTGGATATTATTATGCCAGGCTTTATGGGCATTGATGTCGCAAAAGAAATCCGTGATTTTGACAAAACCGCGCCGATTTTATTCTTTACATCATCGCTCGAATTTGCTTTGGAAAGCTATTCGGTGAAGGCAAAGGAGATCAAGCAGCAATATCTGAATTATCAAATGGAAGGGGAATAA